gattcggctcaccatctcacatcTGTCAAGGCTGTTGCATAGATTTGAAGAACATGCTTCCAACTtattgttgcttgtttgtttgcttgtttgcttgtttgtttgcttatttgtttgttttttctttggaATTGTTAAAAGAAAGTTCTAGGGTCGGCAGAAACAAATAGGGTAGGCCGGGAAACCGGAACCGTTTATTTTTACGCCTTATCATGGTGCTCTATACTTACGTCTGTGTGATGTTGGTGTTGGTGAAGACATCATGGAAAACGGTCTGCGTACGTTCATCAAAACCGAGCATCTCCGTCCTCTCCACTGTCTCACGCTTGTCGGCGCTTCCTGTATGGCGACAAAACATGAGACATCAGTTGGGGATTAAGCGACTGTAAAGCCACAAGAGTTTTCTCTATGCTGGGTTTAGGCTACCTTCAGGTCACAAGAGTTGTCCTAAGTACGGGTTTAAGCTACTGTAAGGTCACACGAGTTGCCCTCAGTTGAGGATTAAGCTGAGCTGACCACAGCTGGGGTTTGTGCTATATTCTAAGGACACAAAAGTTGCCCTCAGTTGAGGATTAAGCTGAGCTGACCACAGCTGGGGTTTGTGCTATATTCTAAGGACACAAAAGTTGCCCTCAGTTGAAGATTGTgcactcaacgaaagcggagtgagctgactatgctctcagagtatagtgtggggaacccaaatgggcaaacgagctcacacgtaaccagaaaattctggaacgctgaagaagaagaagaagaagaagaagaagaagaagaagaagaagaagaagaagaagaagaagaagaagaagaagaagaagaagaagaatattgtGCTAGCGTACGGTCACAAGAGTTGCCCTCAGTTGGAGTTTGTGCTATTGTTAGATCACACGAGTTGCCCtcaggttttttgttttgttttttgcttaacgcccagccgaccacgaagggccatatcagggcggtgctgcttagacatataacgtgcgccacacacaagacagaagtcgcagcacaggcttcatgtctcacccagtcacattattctgacaccggaccaaccagtcctagcactaaccccataatgccagacgccaggcggagcagccactagattgccaattttaaagtcttaggtatgacccggccggggttcgaacccacgacctcccgatcacggggcggacgccttaccactaggccattgtAAAGTCATAAGAGTTGCCCTCAGGTAAAATTTGTGCTATTATAAGGTCACAGGAGTCTCAGTTGAAGTTTGTGCTATTGTAAGGTCACAAGAGATGCTCTCAGTTGAGGTTTACGCTATAGTAAGGTCGCAAGAGTTGCCCTTAGTTGAAGTTTACACTATGGTGAGGTCACAAAAGTTGCCCTCAGGTGGGGCGGAAGCTACTGTGTTTTTTTGATAACTTCAAGTAGAGCAAAATGTTGTAATTGCCGTCTGGGGTATGGTAGTGTGCAGGAAAAAAGTGCCAACTGGTAGGGGCCCAACCACTGGTTTGGATTCGTTAAAAACTTAAACAAATCTCAGTTTCCACCAATCCGACCCAGCGCTTGGTTTCCATCCAGCCCGGCACCTCCCCGTGCGCACCATCACCAAAGTAAACAGACACTTACCGCACACTTGGTCCGGGTAGGATGCAGGCTCGAAGTCGTCAGCGTTGCACTCAAACCTCCACTTGGAGAGGGGGAAGTTGTCGTTTTCAGGGTCCCAGGGCACGAAGGTCACCTTGAAGTCTCCGTTCTTGGCAGTGGCGTGTGTGCCCATAGCATCCTTGGAGAATGTGAGAACATCTTCTGTGTTCAGTACGCCATCCTTCTTGTTGAACAGCTCTGACTTCCATCCGTTGAAGAACTGAAAAACAACAAGACAGATATTAGGCGATGTGTGAAGGTGTGGTATGCGGCAGAGGAGTGAGGATCATGCGTGACTGGACCTGGTGTATTGTCGAACTCTCTTAGGCCCGGAGTGCTCACATagtaccttttttttttcttttttttttctaaaaacttTGGATTCATGAAGATATTTATCATGATTTTCAAATTGCAATGTAcagtgtgcttgcgtgtaatCATCATATTGTTAAGCAGAGTTCGGTTTACTATAGGTTCTGACAATTTTTGAACCAGCACATTAACTGCACCTGACGACCAGCGACAGCGACCATAAGGAAGCTTGGGCGTGCGTTATATCAAACACATAAAGCAAGGTAGGAAAGCAGGTTTCGACAAGGAGGAGGCAATCGGTGTGGCCTTGTTTTGGCCCTGCTAAAAAAACGACATGCCTATTATGCTGCGTACCCATCTAGGCATGCCTCATATCAAATATAAACCACGGTAACATGATACAGTTGCAAAtgctcagatggcaccatattgcaacATTTTGTATCTTTGGATAAAAACAGTTATGGACCGCCTAAGCCTACTTGGCGCTTTTTGCCTACGACTGTGTCCCATCGCATTTTGGTCGAGGGGGaaaaatgtcccattgtctttttctccaAGGCCGAACCCTAGTTCAAATTAGAAAAACCTCACCTTGACTGCGACCTTGTTGTCAGTGCAGCCTTCCCACTCCTTGTTCGTGTGGAGTTCTCTCAGGCCCAGCAGAGAGTGTTCACATAGTACTTTAAATTCATGAAGATATTCACCATAGTTTTCATATTGCAGAGTACAATTCACCGTACTTTCTTGTAATCATCATATCAAAATCACATGAAGATTTCGAAAAACCTCACCTTGACTGCGACCTTGTTGTCAGTGCGGCCTTCCCACTCCTTGTTCGTGTGGAGTTCTCTCAGGCCCAGCAGAGAGTGTTCACATAGTACTTTAAATTCATGAAGATATTCACCATAGTTTTCATATTGCAGAGTACAATTTACCGTACTTTCTTGTAATCATCATATCAAAATTATGTGAAGATTTCGAAAAACCTCACCTTGACTGCCACCTTGTTGTCAGTGCGGCCTTCCCACTCCTTGTCAGTGTCGAGCTCCCTGACGCCCAGCCAGAGCGTGTTGAGGCGGTACTTGGGGTGCACGAAGATGTTGCCAGGAGTCAGGTTGACGAAGTACTTGCCACACTTTGTGCGTACGGCGTGGTACTTGCACGGCATGGCGGTGGACTCCTTCCTGCCGTTGAACTGCTGCAGCATCTTGCCGTTGCCTTGACAAGCGTGACTCGCGAAGgctgattggttgaaatgtgaGAGGGGAGGAAAATAGTTCAGATTCTATCGAGGTTAGTTAACTTTTCGTCTGTACAATACCGGAGAGAGGCAGCGCCCTGAAGAGCATGCAatcactttgatttaattaatcaCCCTACTTGAGGTGCGTTTTTTTAGCAAATCGGGTCGTGTGCGTCTAGATTAAGGTACAGTGGAAAAACCTCACCTTGAGATTCGTAAACTCTACCAGAAATTCAATTCAAACAGTCACATCAATAGCATCCATTGCACGGTCATGTACGCGCTTTCTTAATATGGTACGGAAGTGAGTAATCACAGAGAAATAGCTGGCATCGCGACATTTTTGAAGAATATCCCTTGTTTAGGCTTGACGTTAAGCGGAGTCGACTTCATGGTGATGAAAACAATTATCGTTAGGCCCTATCATTCAGTTCGACTCACTGGATGTGCTCAGTAAATATCATGATCATTTGTCGTTAACAGAAAACGATTGAATTAAATAAGATAATGTGGGATACtacaaataaacgtgttttcTGTAGCATGTCTTGTGCAAACTAGAAGATGTTTTTTGttagttttattttatttattttgtttactcctccccccacacacacctacaTTGAAGAACGTAATTGGAACGAAATGATAAAATAAGATGTTTAGCATTGCAAACATGTAAATGAATCATATACTCACTCGCTGCCACCATGGACAGGATCAGAAGAGCAATAATGGTCCTCATGTTGTCTGCTTCAGTTCTTTGAAttctgttttaaaaaagagAACTTTTTACGTATGGGTGAAGTGTAAGAATGGGAAGAGGATATGGATGTGGGACTTTGTTATATCAAAGGGTccaacaaaataaatgtttgttTCCGATGACAATACTGAGACAGTTTGGGATAGTGGGTAGTTATTAATATGCTGATCATGTTTGTATTTTACATCGAATGTCTCTTAAGTCGTTTCTTTTAAACGTTTAGAATGTTGATCATCTCATAATCTCACATGTATTTGCGTAACCATGGTCATTGAACAGTGTGGCCCCATGTGGTTTAATTCAGCACAGACAACTGCGTACACTGCAGCTCTTAGGTATGCTTTGGAAAACAATAATTCCAAGGAGAAATTCTCTGACCAAGTTTTTCTACGAATTTTTCATTCAAACGTGCTGTTAAACATAGCCTATATGGTGACATTGTATACTAGGCTAGTTCAAAACACTTCGGCCATTTCAATTCTAAATAGAATGGTTCTCATCAAGGCAAAGTTTTAAGCGTTTTAATTTAACATAGAGAATGTcgcaaatcaaatcaaatcaaattaactttgtTATCTCACATGGATAAATTGCAAACAATTGCATACAACTCATAGGAAATGTTTTCAAAAAATTGTAATCACTCACAGGATATATTTTCTCAAATCCTACTAAGAAACTTGAACCCATCAAGAATGTTGGTGCAAGTAATGTTGAAAACAAATCAAGAATTTCACTTTGTATAGAAAATCAATGTTCTCACCAAATGTGGCTTCAAGGCGCAGTCATCCACAATCAAGTTGGTTGATGTCCAGTTGTTGCAGTGCTGTGCCCTTATATACTTATATTCCACCTTAGAAACGGAAAGGCAATAAAACCGGTATCCCTTCTTCCGAATAATCGTAATCACAGATGGCACGGGAATCAGGTCACAGCAGTCAAATGTGGAATGGAAGTTTTAGTAGTTGAACCTATTATGGTGAGGATACTTATGTAAAGGTTattaaaattgtcatcaaaAATCTTCTCAACGTACGATGCTAAAAACATATTTAGGAGTATGCATGAGCACGATTCTCAAATAAACTGGACACTTACTCAAAGCTTCTGCGCCTCTAAAATCATCCAAGGTTTGAAAAGAAGATGCAAAACTCGGTGAAAAGCAACTGACTCTTACGTGTCCATTTGACAAGGAGAGACATGAGGTCATATACACATTTACCTTAAGCGTGCGGTAatgctaacaacaacaacaacaacaacaacaacaacaccaacaacaccaccaccaacaataacaacaacaacaacaacaacaacaacacccccaccaccaacaacaacaacaacaacaacaactccacCAAGCAATTAGAAGGGTTGAAAAagatgttaaaaaaataaaattaaaaaaaaagtccaaaAAGTGTGTCTTGCTCTGCTGCAAAATCAGCTtgttatcaaaataaaaattgcatATGCGCATATTTTCTTTTTTAGGTTGTGTGTTTCCTTCGTTTCTGTGTGAACCCGCTGGCAAATGTTGTGGGAAGCGTAAAAAATGTACATAAAGTAACCAAAATGCCGCTGACTATAACAGAATATACTCCATAGGCGAGTTCCTTCCGTACTTTGTGACTACCTGGGCCATACTTCTCAAACTCAGAAACATGGTTatagttgtgtgtgtgctgtgcggGAGATATGCTTTCATTGCAAATTAATTAAACCAAGAAGAAAGGAACTGCAGTCTAGTCCGGTGTTAGCCTGTCAGTGATAGCTTTAATTGTCATATAGTTCGAAGAGTGTCTACAAAAAAGTGTGAACAGAGGTTACTTTCAATTGCAAGTCAAGACTAAACTGCAGCTGCTGTAAATGAAAGAACAAAATTAATTAGAAGGAAAGTTAAAGAGTCATGATGTTAAGAATATCGATCACAGTATTGCACAGAGTTTTTATGATAATCATTTAGGGGGTCGAAGTCAGACGCAAAGTTGAATTGGTTCATTTAGTACGAGTAAAAACATACATAGTTGTGGGACTTGTCTTACCACAtatggtttctgttgtttataacaacagcagcagcagcagcaacagatCATACACAAAGCAATTAAAAAGATAGTACATCAAAATATAATATATCAGGCACTGAGTAACACCAAAGAATTCCTAATTTCATAGCACGAGAGAGCAACAAAGAAAAGCGTGATTTTTCATAAGTAACCCAAGGGTAAAAGGAAGTTCAGATTGGAACCAAAGTGTAACAGCTGCAAATCGTAacagggggatggggggggggggggggggcgggtcgTTGATTTGGAGAAAAAATGGTTTGGAAAGAAGACTGTATGAAAGAAATTGTTATCGTGTGATGAGGATCTCAGAGCATCACGTTCATTCAAGACACTTGTGTAACAGGGTCAAGAAGAATGGGgatatggagagagagggggggggggattgatataacaacaacaattataatGGGTACTTGTGTAGCAGGATCAAAGAAGAAGGGGGAGATGGGGAGTAAAAGGAGATGGAGGTAATATGGCtaggaaagaaaaaaaccctgaATAAAGGTAATTGCGCATGTACACAGAATTCCGCATTGGAGAATCCTCTGCGTGCCAGCGCACCCTGCAGCCTGATATAGAAGAACAAGGCTTTGGAAACGAACAATTCATGACGTCATCCAATTGTCACATATAGCGGGCGAACGTTGCACGGTTTGGCTCCATGTTATAGCTGGAGAAGCTTGAATAGAATGTACAACCTAAACTAAGACCTCCGGATAAAAAAACACTCGGATATAAGAAAGCAAAAAAAATCCCCTCGACTTTGTTATAAGCGGGTTCCACtggtaagacacacacacacacacacagacacacacacacattataggCTATATATACATagacacacgcgcacgcgcacacacacacacactcacacatatacacacacatacatacacacacgcgcgcgcacacacacacacacacacacacccccacacacacacacacacacacacaaactgtcaaacacacacacacatacacgcacacacacacacacacacacacacacacacataaacgcgcgcgcgcgcacacacattcacatacacacacacacacacatgcacacacacgcacgcactcttacacacacacacacacacacacacacacacacacacacacacacactcaaacacacattaTGTTGGTGATTTTGCGGAATCTTAATGTGGCGTGTGATGAAATGCAGTTTCCATGGTGGCTTTCACCGGCGGAAGAGAAAGTAGTTTATCTTTGAGAAATAACTCGTTGCGCCTAACCTTAAAATGTCTCCCATTTTTACCTATTTGTTTTCACTCCATGCTGATTCACAATACAGTattgtcccgtcgctgggaaatttggatTGCCTCCTCCCAATGAAAAGCAAACAAGCAGTAGGAGTCGCGTTACCCAGGCATGTGCCTGTTTGGATGTAATCAGACACCTGCAATTCTGGCTGAATGACCGATATATTTTAGGtaccacagtggtgacacggggtgggacatggatactgtcttTGATCAGGCAGATCAAGTCGACCCGTGTCCGCCCCGGCTGGGACTCAATCGCGTTACACGCGGATTACAAGTCCAGTACAGGTCACCCTCCTTATTCCTCCGATTCTTCCATTTCTCTCCTATCTACGCCTGACACCATCCCCCGCTccaccctttttacatttagtcaagttttgactaaatgttttaacgtagaggggggaatcgaaatgagggtcgtggtgtagaacaagaacaagaacaagaacaagaacaaatgtttattgtccTCAAACCAAAACGGTTATTGACACATTGCTATGAATTCTAAAGCATTCTGCGACAACCCTTCCGAGACATATTTGAACATCTTTGTCCATAAATATTTCACTTGGTTTATAATTAAtataatgtatgtgtgtgtatgtgtatgtgtgtgtgtgtgtgtgtgtgtgtgtgtgtgtgtgtgtatgtagagcgattcagagaaaactactagaccgatctcttcatgaaacttgacatgagag
The sequence above is a segment of the Littorina saxatilis isolate snail1 linkage group LG3, US_GU_Lsax_2.0, whole genome shotgun sequence genome. Coding sequences within it:
- the LOC138961947 gene encoding uncharacterized protein isoform X2, with translation MRTIIALLILSMVAATFASHACQGNGKMLQQFNGRKESTAMPCKYHAVRTKCGKYFVNLTPGNIFVHPKYRLNTLWLGVRELDTDKEWEGRTDNKVAVKFFNGWKSELFNKKDGVLNTEDVLTFSKDAMGTHATAKNGDFKVTFVPWDPENDNFPLSKWRFECNADDFEPASYPDQVCGSADKRETVERTEMLGFDERTQTVFHDVFTNTNITQTNPKCANATTMLQLIILVLSLQQPQVCQRHHHASTHHSSSFSAATPSVPTPPPCFNSSF
- the LOC138961947 gene encoding uncharacterized protein isoform X1, whose translation is MRTIIALLILSMVAATFASHACQGNGKMLQQFNGRKESTAMPCKYHAVRTKCGKYFVNLTPGNIFVHPKYRLNTLWLGVRELDTDKEWEGRTDNKVAVKFFNGWKSELFNKKDGVLNTEDVLTFSKDAMGTHATAKNGDFKVTFVPWDPENDNFPLSKWRFECNADDFEPASYPDQVCGSADKRETVERTEMLGFDERTQTVFHDVFTNTNITQTNPKCANATMMLTEMCTEQQRKTAIITCGQILSSLKHTKCLTKYTCDPMDVFVDCIDWVCSDFSDDAACERVGMGIDMCRTFRDGNLTMRVENAKCYTEFLPIMDTPAMAMGTTG